Below is a window of Vibrio gazogenes DNA.
ACAACACCGAAGGGGTTTTAGGGCTCAGTAAGAGACTTGATTGTGTAGAGAGAATCAGCTTTTCGAATTGAAAGAATTTGCTTGGCGACGATAGCGTTTTGGACCCACCTGACTCCATGCCGAACTCAGTCGTGAAACGAAACAGCGCCGATGGTAGTGTGGGGTCTCCCCATGTGAGAGTAGGACATCGCCAGGCTTTAATTTATCGTTTGTCTACGGAAGCTTGATGCTTTTGATAGCTGCGATGCTCATGTGCACTTGCACACTGCGCGTCTCACTTCAAAATCCTCAGCGCACAGCGACAAACGTCTAAATAAAGCAGTTTTTGATAGTAAGACTTTATTTAGGTAACAATTTGTGGAGAGATGGCTGAGTGGTTGAAAGCACCGGTCTTGAAAACCGGCGTACGTTAATAGCGTACCTAGGGTTCAAATCCCTATCTCTCCGCCACTTTTGAAAAGCTGTTGTTCATCAACAGCTTTTTTTTTATGTCAAAAAATCACCTATCTATATCTGCTAAACTTGCCCTACTTTTCCAGTCAAAATTGAAAACTCGATATATTCACCCATCTATTCAACTATTCTGCATATCAGAATATTCAAAACACCATCAGTCGTTCTTCGTTATATATTCATCCTTATAAAAATGAGATTGATCTGGCGCTGTTGTTGCTTGCGGAAAGAGTAACCGTGACATAGTGTGATCAATCGAGTATGTTATTTGACGCCATTACACATACTTTCTTTGTTGTCTATTTATGTCGAAGAAAATCTGCATCAATATTGTTCTATATTCTATTTTTCTACTCATTGCTGGCTGTTCTTCAGCACCAGACAGTGTGCCATTAAAGGGGAAGTGGACAGATCCCCGCACTCGCCCATGGTATAATACCAATCGCACTAATTAATTGGTCAACATGGTCCAATCTCTAAAGCAGAGTGAAATGACCCTGCTTTTGTCTGCACAAAAACGATTCCAAGCACTACACAGCTTGTCGACAATATCGTCATAACATTCAAAACACCTATTGGCTATTTCGTTCTGACGTAACCAACTCCATACCTGCTCTATTGGATTCAGTTCCGGTGAATAGGACGGTATATGAATGATAGTCACGTTCTTGAATGAATCGGCAAGATAACTTTGATGCCAACTGGCTTGATCCATGATGACGACAGCATGTTTGTCCGTGGGTGTTGATTGAGAAATGAGCCTGAGTTGCTCTTTCATTGCTTCCATGTTGCTCATCGGCACAACAATAGCTTCAGTTTCTCCGGTATTAACGCACACCGCTCCAAAGAGGTACGCATACTCAAATTGCTGTTGTTGTACCGCTCTGGGGCGAGTCCCTTTTTCTGCCCATATTCGGGTGGTTGTGTTGCGCTGGCCAAATCTGGCTTCATCTTGAAACCAGATTTGAACATCTTTTAAAGCCACATGTCCTGGGATCTTAAGGATCGTTTCGATTTGGAATTTTTTTAAAAGCTTCTTGCGCTTCTACAGATTGCTTTGGGTGCTTTGAACGCGTTGTTATCCAAACTAAATCAAGCTTTCTCAATATTTTATAGATACCTGATAAGCTGTACGATAGGCCAAATTCCTCATGTATGAATTCAATAATATCTGTTCCCTGTAGTCTTCCACCTTCAGGCTTAATCGCATTGGAAGTTATGTACAGCTTTAACTGAGATAGCTGGTCTTCAGTCAGTCGTGGAGGACGGCCTGTATGCTGCTTTTCTACTAAGCCTTCAACACCGTTCTTCAAATAAGTCACCACCCAGTTATTGACACTGGTACGACTGACTTTTAAATATTTGGCGATCTGAGTGCGGCTTTTTCCATCCACGAAATGAGATATAGCAAGAAGTCTCGTACGCATCCTAGCATCAGATGTTTCACGAATAAGTTTTGGGAAGTCAGAGGTCATCATATCAGCTCCTATTGAAGTTGACATTAGATCATAAAATTAGTGCGATTGGTATAAGGCTGCAATGGCTGCGAATGGTAAAGCCGTTATGACCCATGCTTATAGCGAAAGTTTGATCATGTTAGCCAGTTCGATTGATCAGATAAAAGGTGCTTCAATCCAGATTGCGACAGCACTGAGGAACAGTCTTGTGTTTGTGAGGATATTAGACTCAAGACGCAGCAGATTAATGGCACTGCGAATCAGCTGACCGAAGACGCTCAAGATCCGATTGATAGTGCAGAATCATTTCGGGCGGTCTCAGAGAAAATGTTCGATTTGGTTGGTAAATTTAAAGTGTGATCAATCCATTTGAATGATCTTGAAACGATATATGCCAATGCCTGAGCTGTTGTACTCAGGCATTTTTTGTATAGAGAAAACCCCCAGCTAGGCTGGGGGTTCCGTAAAGCTTACAGCTATAAGTCAGTTATATAACCCCTTTCAATTTGATAAAAACGTCTTGTGGTCTGGCAACTACAAGAGTTAATTAAGAATTGAAAGGGGGTCCCAATGGGGGACGAAAAGAGCTTAGCGCACACGCGCTGGAACTGTAAATACCACATAGTCTTTGCACCGAAATATAGAAGGCAAGTGTTCTACGGAGAAAAACGTAGAGCAATAGGTGAAATATTGAGGAAACTATGTGAATGGAAAAA
It encodes the following:
- a CDS encoding IS630 family transposase (programmed frameshift) — protein: MMTSDFPKLIRETSDARMRTRLLAISHFVDGKSRTQIAKYLKVSRTSVNNWVVTYLKNGVEGLVEKQHTGRPPRLTEDQLSQLKLYITSNAIKPEGGRLQGTDIIEFIHEEFGLSYSLSGIYKILRKLDLVWITTRSKHPKQSVEAQEAFKKFQIETILKIPGHVALKDVQIWFQDEARFGQRNTTTRIWAEKGTRPRAVQQQQFEYAYLFGAVCVNTGETEAIVVPMSNMEAMKEQLRLISQSTPTDKHAVVIMDQASWHQSYLADSFKNVTIIHIPSYSPELNPIEQVWSWLRQNEIANRCFECYDDIVDKLCSAWNRFCADKSRVISLCFRDWTMLTN